TCAAGGCGTAATTCCTTTTAAGAAAAAAAGAAGGCTGAAGCTGCATAACTTCAAAAGTTAAAGTTAACTTTAGAAGCTTGCATAAATTGTAATGATTTCCCTATGATGAGGTGCCGTTTTTCGAATGATCGCATAAGAAACTTCAAAAGACAATTATGCCAAGTGGCAAAACGACCTAAAGCAAACGTACGTGATCTTAGAATGAAAAAGTCATAAGCCTGTAAAGGATATAAAATAATAATGAATTTCATTTCGATTCCGCGTTTATTGCAAAACCAGACCTAAGACAGAAAACTTTGAAATAGGAAGCTCATGAAGCTCTCGTCATTTCTTTTTTTATTCCTATCGCTTGTGGGATTTACTTTAACAAATTCTTTAGTTGCAGCTCCTGTTATTTATGAAAATCAGCTGATTGAACGGGTTGAAATTCAAATTGGAGGAGGCTTATTCTCTGAATACCAAGAGTCTCTTGCCAGAAGCCGCATGAAAACGAAAGAAGGCGCTTTGTTTTCACAAGCTGATTTTGATAAGGATCTAAAAGCTCTTTCACTAGATTTTGATCGCATCGAACCCATTATTTCTTCATGCGAAGACAGGCTATCAATAATTCTTCACCTATGGCCCAAACCCCGTATTCGTACTATCACAATACAAGGAAACTGCAAAGTCCGGGAATCTGATTTAAGAAAAGAATTAGCCATCTCTTGCGGCAGCATCTTTGATAGGCAAACCTTTAACAAAGCCTTCAATAAACTAAAACTTTTCTACATTCAGCAAGGCTATTACGAATCTGAGTTAAGCTATTCGGCAAGCTATATCGAATCTTGCAATGAAGTGGATGTGACAGTTTTTATCGAAGAAGGACGATCAGGAAGGGTAAGTGAAATTAAGTTTCATTGCTTTACCTCTGATGAAATTGATGAAGTCACTGATTTAATGATTACTAAAAGGCACAATCTATTCTCCTTTTTTACAGGAGAAGGCATTTTCCATGAGGAAGCGATCGAGCAAGATAAATTGGTAATCTTGAATTATTTGCAAAATAAAGGTTATGCCGATGCCGCAGTTGACATCAATGTCTTTGAACCTTCTTGCGGCGGACGGATTATCGTCGATATTACAGCAGATAAGGGACCAAGATACACTTTTGGAGAAGTTACTTTAGAAGGCAATACCCTCTTTTGCGATGAAGAAATTCTATCCCTTCTAGCTTTTAGAAAAGGCAGCACTTATTCTCCCGAAGCTTTACGCATCACCATGGAAAGATTGACAAATCTATATGGTAAAAAAGGGTATATAGACAACTACGTCAACTTTCTTACCAAGCTTGAAGAAGACTGCGAAGTATATTCAATCCACATCACAATAGATGAGGGTGAAAAGTATCGAGTGGGTCTTATAAAAGTTTTTGGAAACTGTTCGACGCAATCAAGCGTCATTCTCCATGAAACGCTGCTTGTTCCGGGTGAAATATTTAACCTCGAGAGACTTGCTAAAACAGAACAGCGTTTAAGGAATATCGGCTATTTTAAAAATGTGAACGTCTATGCCGTAAGAAGCGAGGATTTTGATTCTTGCTTGGGCGATAATTATAGGGATGTTCACATTGAAGTAGAAGAGATGTCCACTGGACACTTTGGAGCCTTCTTTGGTTTCAGTACCGTTGAGAATTTCTTTGGAGGTTTTAATCTCACGGAGCGCAATTTTAATTCAGGCGGCTTTTATAATTATAAATATGACGGGATGAGAGCTTTTAGAGGCGGTGGAGAATTTGTAAATTTCACTGCCATGTTCGGTATCAAAAGCACAAGTTATAAACTCTCTTATGTTAAACCTCACTTCATGGATACCAATTGGAGCGTGGGTTGCGATTTTGAAAAAAGCTATACCCGTTATATTTCTAACGACTATTCGATCCAAGCCGCAGGCTATAACCTCCATGCCTTTTATGATTTAAATGCTTTTATGCGTACCGGTTTTCACTATAGAATCCGAAAATCGGATGTCAATGTTCATGGATGTGTGCCCCCTTCTTTGCAAAAGCAAGCAGACCATGCCGGCTTAATTTCTGCTGTCGGCGGAACTCTTATTTATGATTCTACAGATAGCTCTCTTAGGCCAACTAATGGAACAAAATCGAGGCTTCTTGGGGAGTTTGCAGGCGTTGGAGGCGATGTTCAATTCTTAAATGTCGGCTATTTAAACACCTACTATTGGCAAGTAAACAAAAGAGGCGTTTTAAAAATCCGTTTTGATTTCCGATTTATCCAACCGGTCTTTGAATCAGACTTTGGACATGTGCCGCTCGACGAAAGAATCTTTTTAGGCGGCGACAACGAAATCCGTGGATACCGTCCCTTCCGCTTGGGTGAAAAGTACACTAATAAAGACGGCAAAGAATCAGATGACCCGGAGGGCGGTATTTCAATGCAGCTCTTCTCTTATGAATACCAGCACCGTATCTTCTCAAGATTGGATGCCTTTGTTTTCTGCGATGCAGGCTTTTTGTCCACAGACACCTGGACATTTGGTGTTCCATGGACTTCCGTAGGTTGCGGTATTCGTCTTCAAGTGTTTGAAAGCGGGCCTCCTTTAATGGTTGGCTTCGGCTATCCGATCAACCCAAGAGATGATACAGATATTAAACGATTCTTCTTCAATATCGGTGGTAAATTTTAAACTCGGATGCATTACAAGAGGGGCGTAAAACAATACGCCCTTTAAAAGTTTTTTAAAAAACGAAGCGCTCTAAGGGGCATTCTCTAACAGGAGTTTTATTATGAAAGATTGGAAAAAAAGTAAAAAAGCCTTTTTCACTTATCTAACGCTCGCTTTGCTTTGCATCGCTCCGTTTACTGCAAGTGCTGCAGAAAACCGCTCCCTTCAACGTGTCGGAGTTTTGAATTTTAAAGAATGTGTTGAAAAATCAAAGCTTGGCAAACAAGAACAATCCACATTCGAATCTCTAAAAAAACAAGCTGAACAGATCATGATCCAGCGTGAAAAAGACATTAGTGAAGTCGCAGCTAAATTAAATGACGCCGATTATTTAGAAAGCTTAAGCCGAGAAGCGGAAGCTGAATTAAGACATAAATATAAAACAATCAGCCAAGAAATTGCCCAGCAACAGCAGCAGCTTTATCAAACTTTGACTCAAGCAAACTATAAGATTTTACAAAAATTGACAGATGAAGCTAATAAAGCAGCAAAAGTTGTGGCTCAAAGAGAAAATTTAGATATGGTTTTTAATGATGAATCCACCTATTTTTTTGCTAATCGCTTGGACATCACAAACTTGATCATCAATGAAATGGATGCTTCTTTAAGCAACGAGCAGCCATAAATAAAAAGGAAAGGGCATCCCTCACCATGAAAGATGAATATCTTTTAGAAGACATTGCTGCATTGACAAAAGCCTCTCTTCATGGTGATCCAAAGCTTGTTATTAAAGGCATTTCTGATTTAGGAAGCGCCGAAGAGTCGGATGTCTCTTTCCTTGCAAATCCAAAATACGCAAAGCTTCTTTCCGCTTCAAAGGCCGGGGCGATTTTTGTTCCCCCGACTCTTGCTCCCATACCGAACATGAATTTTCTTGTTGTAGAAAACCCATCGAAAGCTTTTCAGGTGATTGCCGAGCTGATTATGAAAAATCGGCCCATGCAAAGCGGTTTTCAAGGCGTTCACAAAACTGCTGTCATTCATCCCGAGGCCAAAATCGGCGAACATGTCATTATTGGACCTAACGCTGTCATCGATGCCAAAGCCATTATTGGAGATCATTCTGAAATAGGTCCCGGTTGCTTTATAGGTGCAAGCTCAATTATTGGGCAAAACACTAAGTTACATGCTAATGTTACGGTTCGAGAAGGCTGCTTTATTGGCAATAGAGTGATTATACAGCCGGGGGCTGTGATTGGCTCTTGCGGGTTTGGGTATACCACCACACCTCAGGGGCATCATGAAAAATTGAATCAAATAGGTTCGGTTTTGATTGAAGATGACGTTGAAATAGGGGCCAATACGACAATTGATAGAGCTCGTTTTAAGTCCACACGGATTGGCAAAGGTTCAAAAATTGATAACCTTGTCATGATCGCTCATGGTGTAAAAATAGGTGAAAATAATTTACTTGTGGCTCAGTCCGGGATTGCAGGTTCTTCAGAAACCGGAAACAATGTCATTCTCGCCGGACAATCGGGGGTCGTTGGCCATGTAAGCTTAGGGGATGGCGTTATTATAGCCGCGCAAACAGGGGTTTCAAAATCCATTAAGGAAAAAGGTTCCTATAGCAGCGGTTTTCCGGCGATGCCTGTGCTTGACTTTAACAAAATGGCAGTTCACTTAAGACGGCTTGGCGACTATGTTGAAAAAATCAAGGATCATGAAAAAAGAATTCTTGATTTGGAAGAAACTATTTCTAATAATTAGTTTCTAACAAGCGTATCCAAGTAGCCTTGACCTTTGATATTTTCAACAGCTTGCTTTATCGCTTGAGCATCTTCCCTGTCTTTTTTATCATTCCAACCATAGCCTAGTTTGAATAGAAAAACTCCACCCGCTGCCAAGCCTAAAAGCAGCCCGGCGCCCATAAAAGGGTAAGATGCAAAAATAGCGCCAATAAGTGCAAAAGCTGCTGCTGCAACCAAGGCTGCTGTCAGCACTAACTTAAAAACGGCATTGGTTTTAATTCTTGAAAAAATGCTGTCTCGTTTTTCGGCAATCTTTTTTAAATTGTCAACGTAGGGTCCCGCTTGGCCTGTTAAATCTGTCGCTTCAACATAAGATAAATCAGACGAATATTTTTTATTATAAGCGATCTCTTGGCCGGTCTCATCTAAATGATTTAGGGCGCTGCCCACATGAAAAATTGCAAAACCTCCAAAAATCGCTGAGCATAACCCAACAAGAATGCGAAGCCCGCCGCTTGGTTTATCCTCATCTTCTTTTCTTCCGTATTGTCCCTCTCTATAATGATGAACATGATGGACCGTTTGGATGGCAGGGCTAAGTAAACCAAAGGGGGTGCCAAAATTGTAGTTATTGACATGAACATGACCCATACGGCGGCCGTCTTGATCAGCCCCATATTCCTTTGGCTCTAGAATCTGCTTTGCAAGCTTTGCAGAGGATTGAATGTAATTTTCAAAATGGGTTGAAAAATTTCGTTTTGGAAGAGGAGCCGGTTTAACTTCATAGCTTGCAAAAAGGGCAGGTTCGCCGTGAGTTGGGTTCATATATTGCATTTAGGGCTCCAAATTTTTGAATAGTTAATACTTTTTCTATTTTCCAAGTGATTCTATAGGGTTGAGATTAAAAAAAAGTTAAACTTATAATAAGAAATCATTAAGATTTATTTTTAATTAAAATCAGAAAAATAGTATTTTAAAAATAAAATATAGTTTAGCTTTGTTATGGTTCCCATAGAGATTTATTTACAAATAGCCCAATTTTGTAGTTTTTCAGAATTACTAAATGTTAGGCTTGTAAGAAAAAACTGGAACTGCCTGGCGGTTGGGTTTTATTTCGCTCAAATTGAAGAAGTTAGAAAAATCTGTTTACTCATCCAATCGCTAAAGGAAAGACTTGAACACATCAAAGAAATTTCAAAACTTGAACTCTCATTTGATGAGGGTGCCATTGCCCGATTTTTTAGGGTTCGGGTTTTAGAGCTTCCAATGGGGTCTCTATCCCAGCCTCCCTATCTAGAAAATTTTAAACGAAAGGTCTTAACACGCCTATTCGCCCGCAACCTTTTTCCTCATAAAATAAGGGTTATTGTAGAAAGGAAATTCAAGGAAGAATTGACTTTTTTAAAAAACAACCCTGTATTTCTTGAAAAACTAAGAGAAAAATTCATTAAAGAATACCCTCAGCTGACAAGAGACTACTCCTGTATTTTTGCTTTCATCTCAACTCAAATGGATGAAAAAGAAGCTCTAACCCATATAGAAAAAACAAACAGTGAGCTTGAGGCGCAAGGATTAAAAAAAGAATCTCTGATTGTTCGAAAATATGTTTTAAGAAGAGTTCTTTCTGAAGTCTTGCGAAAAAAAAATAAGCCTCTTAACAATAATTAGAAAAGAGGCTGTATTTTCTTAGGACATAAGAAGACAAACAGGGTTTTCCAAGTAAAACTTTACTGAATTTACAAACTCAGCTCCTAAAACCCCATCTACGACTCTATGATCAGCAGAAAGTGAAATACGCATGATTTTGCCCGGCTGAATCACCCCTTTCTTGACAATGGGGCGATCTAAAATGCCGCTTACCGCTAAAATTGCTGATTGAGGCGGATTGATAATCGCCTGAAACTCTGAAACCCCATACATGCCAAGATTTGAGACAGTAAATGAGCCTCCCTTATACTCAGCTTCTTCTAGTTTCTGCGCGCGAGCTCGTTTTGCAAGATCGTGAATTTCGGCCGAAATTTGACGCAAATTCTTATAGTCGGCAAATCGAATGATGGGTGTTATTAAGCCGCCGGGTGTGCTTACTGCTACTGATATATCAATTGTTTTATATTGAATAATGGAATTCGTGACATTATTAAAACCTGTATTCACAGCAGGGTGCTTTTTCAAAGCTAAGGCCACAGCCTTAACGACACAGTCATTTAAAGAAACAGTCATGTCTACTTCTCTAAGCTGCTCTCTAAAGTCCACAAGCCTATCTGAAACCACTTCCTGCTGGACATAGAAATGCGGAATAAACGTTTTAGCTTCTTGAAGCCTTCTACCAATGGTTTTTCTCATCGGAGTTAGGGGAAGCTCTTCGTAAGAGCCAGGAGGAATGTCCGGAAGTTCTTTTGGCTCTAAACTAAATTCGCTTTTTTTAGAAGCTAAGTTAAGATCCTTTTGAACAATTCTGCCTCCGGGCCCGGTTCCTTTAACCGTTGCTAAATCAAGATTTTTTTCCTCTGCCACTTTTTTTGCAAGAGGGGATGCTTTAATTCTGCCTTCTCGTCTTGCTTCTGAAGGACTTGCTTTTTCTAAGGGAGGAACAGGTTCAAAACGAGGCTGATTGAAAGACACCTCGGATCGCTTGGGTTCTTTCTCTTTTGCAGCTTCAGGCTCTCCGCTTGATTCTTGAAGCTCTTTTTCTTTTTGAGCTGGCTTTTTTCCCTCAGGAACATAGCCTTCTATGCTTTCATCCTTTTTTTCTGTAAAGATAGCAATAGGTTCATTGACAGCGGCTTCTTGTCCTTCTTGAATAAGTATTTTTCTTAAAAAACCGGGGTCGAGAGCATTATATTCAACCGTTGCTTTGTCGGTTGCAACCTCCATCAATAAATCCCCCTCTTCGACAAAATCGCCTTCATTTTTATGCCATTTGGCAATAGTTCCTTCATCCATAGTGGGCGATAATTTAGGAAGCTTAAATGTGAAGGGCATGGGAAGTCCTTTTTCGATTTAGGGGTTCTGTCCTACAACTTGGCGAATTGCGGATATAATACGAGAAACATTTGGCAAAGTATTTTTCTCTAGTTCTTTGGAATAAGGCATCGGGGTATCTTTTTGACAGACACGCTTTATAGGAGCATCCAGATAGTCAAATCCCATTTCCATGATTTGGAAAGCGACCTCTGAGGCAATGCCTGAAAAATAATGCCCTTCTTCAACAATAACGGCCCGATTGGTTTTTCTGATGGAGCCAAGGATTGTGGATATATCAAGCGGTCTTATGGTTCTTAAATCAATTAACTCAACTTTAATTCCGCTTTTGGCAAGTTCCCTAACGGCCTCTTTACAAAATTGCATCATGTGGCTATGGGAAATGAGGGTCGCATCAGTGCCAACCGTGTCAATCCTTGCTTTGCCAAAGGGTATGAGATACTCCCCTTCCGGAACTTCCCCTTTAATTCCATAATCTAGCTCTGACTCTAAAAATAGAACCGGATTGTCATCACGGATAGCTGTTTTTAAAAGACCTTTTGCATCGTAAGCATTGCTTGGAGCCGCTATTTTCAAGCCCGGAAGATTTCCATAGATGGCTTCAACGCAGTGGGAGTGTTGGCTTGACACTTGGGCTGCGGCCCCATTCGGCCCCCTAAAAACAATGGGAACTGAATAACGATTGCCTGACATATAATACATTTTGGCAGCATTTGAAATAATTTGATCGGCAGCAACAAAAGAAAAGTTAAAGCTCATGAATTCAACAATAGGTCGAAGCCCCGTCATGGCAGCGCCTATGCCAAGGCCTGCAAAGCCAAGCTCCGAGATAGGGGTGTCTATGATTCTTTTAGGACCCCATTTTTCTAGCAGCCCTTTTGTAACTTTGTAAGCTCCATTATATTCAGCGACTTCTTCTCCCATTACAAATACTTTGGAATCACGCTCCATTTCTTCATCGATTGCTTGTCGAATCGCTTCTCTCATTTCTATAAGAGCCATAGAACCCGCCTAATTTTCCTTAAAAACATCTTCTTCAAGAGTTATTGGACTTGGCCAAGGACTCTCTTCTGCATATTTCATAGCAGATTTCGCAATCTCTTTAGCCTCATGATCTAATTCTTTATAATGGTCTTCTGTCAGGATCCCATTTTCTTCAAGAAGGTCTCTAAACATCAAAATCGGGTCTCTTTCCATGCAGACTTTAAGATCCTCTTTGGATCGGTATAAGCCGGGATCTGAGATGGAATGGCCTCGAAATCTCTCTGTGATGACTTCAATAAGAACAGGCTTGGATGTTTTTAAAACATTTTGATAAATCGTAGAAAATGCCTCGTAGCACTCAAAAAAATCCATGCCGTTTAGTGTAAAGCCTTCCATCCCGAAACTTGCGGCTTTATCTTCAGCTAAACGAGGGACCGAGATGGCTCTTGAAATATGAGTGCCCATGCCCCAAATATTATTCTCGATAACAAAAATACAAGGCAGCTTCCAAAGAGAGGCTAAATTTAGGGATTCGTGGAAAGAACCTTGAGCTACAGCGCCGTCTCCTAAAAAGCAGATGGAGGCTTCTTTTTTTTCTTCATATTTGATAGTAAATCCGGCGCCTGTTGCAATAGGTATTTGCCCTCCGACTATTCCAAAGCCGCCGAGCAGCCTATCGGTATAAAGGTGCATCGAACCGCCGCGGCCTTTGGCATTACCATTCGCTCGGCCATAAAGTTCGGCCATGATTTCATCGGGGGTTGCTCCAAGTAGAAGGGCTAGCGCATGGCAGCGATAGGAGGTAGCCCACCAATTTTCTTTTCCCATGGCGGCAACAGCTGCTGTCTGTATGGCTTCCTGGCCCATGTAAGAGTGAAAAAAACCGCCGATAAACCCTTGCTGATAAGCGGATTCTGCTCTAATTTCAAAATTCCTGATGAGAAGCATCTTCTTTAAAGAATCAATAAGACGATCTTTCCCA
Above is a genomic segment from Criblamydia sequanensis CRIB-18 containing:
- a CDS encoding pyruvate dehydrogenase complex E1 component subunit beta, yielding MALIEMREAIRQAIDEEMERDSKVFVMGEEVAEYNGAYKVTKGLLEKWGPKRIIDTPISELGFAGLGIGAAMTGLRPIVEFMSFNFSFVAADQIISNAAKMYYMSGNRYSVPIVFRGPNGAAAQVSSQHSHCVEAIYGNLPGLKIAAPSNAYDAKGLLKTAIRDDNPVLFLESELDYGIKGEVPEGEYLIPFGKARIDTVGTDATLISHSHMMQFCKEAVRELAKSGIKVELIDLRTIRPLDISTILGSIRKTNRAVIVEEGHYFSGIASEVAFQIMEMGFDYLDAPIKRVCQKDTPMPYSKELEKNTLPNVSRIISAIRQVVGQNP
- the pdhA gene encoding pyruvate dehydrogenase (acetyl-transferring) E1 component subunit alpha; its protein translation is MEPRSSKERYKMDSELQKKLMQSLGKDRLIDSLKKMLLIRNFEIRAESAYQQGFIGGFFHSYMGQEAIQTAAVAAMGKENWWATSYRCHALALLLGATPDEIMAELYGRANGNAKGRGGSMHLYTDRLLGGFGIVGGQIPIATGAGFTIKYEEKKEASICFLGDGAVAQGSFHESLNLASLWKLPCIFVIENNIWGMGTHISRAISVPRLAEDKAASFGMEGFTLNGMDFFECYEAFSTIYQNVLKTSKPVLIEVITERFRGHSISDPGLYRSKEDLKVCMERDPILMFRDLLEENGILTEDHYKELDHEAKEIAKSAMKYAEESPWPSPITLEEDVFKEN
- a CDS encoding pyruvate dehydrogenase complex dihydrolipoamide acetyltransferase; this translates as MPFTFKLPKLSPTMDEGTIAKWHKNEGDFVEEGDLLMEVATDKATVEYNALDPGFLRKILIQEGQEAAVNEPIAIFTEKKDESIEGYVPEGKKPAQKEKELQESSGEPEAAKEKEPKRSEVSFNQPRFEPVPPLEKASPSEARREGRIKASPLAKKVAEEKNLDLATVKGTGPGGRIVQKDLNLASKKSEFSLEPKELPDIPPGSYEELPLTPMRKTIGRRLQEAKTFIPHFYVQQEVVSDRLVDFREQLREVDMTVSLNDCVVKAVALALKKHPAVNTGFNNVTNSIIQYKTIDISVAVSTPGGLITPIIRFADYKNLRQISAEIHDLAKRARAQKLEEAEYKGGSFTVSNLGMYGVSEFQAIINPPQSAILAVSGILDRPIVKKGVIQPGKIMRISLSADHRVVDGVLGAEFVNSVKFYLENPVCLLMS
- the lpxD gene encoding UDP-3-O-(3-hydroxymyristoyl)glucosamine N-acyltransferase, with the translated sequence MKDEYLLEDIAALTKASLHGDPKLVIKGISDLGSAEESDVSFLANPKYAKLLSASKAGAIFVPPTLAPIPNMNFLVVENPSKAFQVIAELIMKNRPMQSGFQGVHKTAVIHPEAKIGEHVIIGPNAVIDAKAIIGDHSEIGPGCFIGASSIIGQNTKLHANVTVREGCFIGNRVIIQPGAVIGSCGFGYTTTPQGHHEKLNQIGSVLIEDDVEIGANTTIDRARFKSTRIGKGSKIDNLVMIAHGVKIGENNLLVAQSGIAGSSETGNNVILAGQSGVVGHVSLGDGVIIAAQTGVSKSIKEKGSYSSGFPAMPVLDFNKMAVHLRRLGDYVEKIKDHEKRILDLEETISNN
- the bamA gene encoding outer membrane protein assembly factor BamA encodes the protein MKLSSFLFLFLSLVGFTLTNSLVAAPVIYENQLIERVEIQIGGGLFSEYQESLARSRMKTKEGALFSQADFDKDLKALSLDFDRIEPIISSCEDRLSIILHLWPKPRIRTITIQGNCKVRESDLRKELAISCGSIFDRQTFNKAFNKLKLFYIQQGYYESELSYSASYIESCNEVDVTVFIEEGRSGRVSEIKFHCFTSDEIDEVTDLMITKRHNLFSFFTGEGIFHEEAIEQDKLVILNYLQNKGYADAAVDINVFEPSCGGRIIVDITADKGPRYTFGEVTLEGNTLFCDEEILSLLAFRKGSTYSPEALRITMERLTNLYGKKGYIDNYVNFLTKLEEDCEVYSIHITIDEGEKYRVGLIKVFGNCSTQSSVILHETLLVPGEIFNLERLAKTEQRLRNIGYFKNVNVYAVRSEDFDSCLGDNYRDVHIEVEEMSTGHFGAFFGFSTVENFFGGFNLTERNFNSGGFYNYKYDGMRAFRGGGEFVNFTAMFGIKSTSYKLSYVKPHFMDTNWSVGCDFEKSYTRYISNDYSIQAAGYNLHAFYDLNAFMRTGFHYRIRKSDVNVHGCVPPSLQKQADHAGLISAVGGTLIYDSTDSSLRPTNGTKSRLLGEFAGVGGDVQFLNVGYLNTYYWQVNKRGVLKIRFDFRFIQPVFESDFGHVPLDERIFLGGDNEIRGYRPFRLGEKYTNKDGKESDDPEGGISMQLFSYEYQHRIFSRLDAFVFCDAGFLSTDTWTFGVPWTSVGCGIRLQVFESGPPLMVGFGYPINPRDDTDIKRFFFNIGGKF
- a CDS encoding OmpH family outer membrane protein is translated as MKDWKKSKKAFFTYLTLALLCIAPFTASAAENRSLQRVGVLNFKECVEKSKLGKQEQSTFESLKKQAEQIMIQREKDISEVAAKLNDADYLESLSREAEAELRHKYKTISQEIAQQQQQLYQTLTQANYKILQKLTDEANKAAKVVAQRENLDMVFNDESTYFFANRLDITNLIINEMDASLSNEQP